From a single Brassica oleracea var. oleracea cultivar TO1000 chromosome C5, BOL, whole genome shotgun sequence genomic region:
- the LOC106295154 gene encoding CRIB domain-containing protein RIC2-like: MPLAHALHHFISKKHPKKEEMKDRMQRCVVLPFSFGCSKQSGVAVADSTHQHKKPNQLIKRKDESEDNGFLVQKEDAKMDNNNANISDKIIRSFKSFSHFFICYEDEEREEREGEMEIGFPTDVKHLSHIGVDGTMTTFNVSSSSFPFAGLHLTAI, from the exons ATGCCTCTCGCTCACGCATTGCATCACTTCATAAGCAAGAAGCATCCAAAAAAAGAAGAGATGAAAGATCGGATGCAGCGATGTGTGGTATTGCCGTTTTCGTTTGGGTGCTCGAAGCAATCTGGCGTCGCCGTGGCTGATTCTACACATCAACACAAGAAACCAAACCAACTCATCAAAA GAAAAGATGAAAGTGAGGATAATGGCTTCTTGGTTCAAAAAGAAGACGCAAAGATGGATAACAACAATGCAAATATCTCAGACAAAATAATTCGAAGCTTCAAGAGTTTTTCTCACTTTTTCATTT GTTACGAAGACGAGGAGAGGGAAGAAAGAGAAGGGGAGATGGAGATAGGGTTTCCAACGGACGTGAAGCACTTGAGCCACATTGGAGTTGATGGAACCATGACCACTTTCAATGTCTCATCCTCATCTTTTCCATTCGCCGGTCTCCATCTCACTGCCATCTAA